One genomic segment of Theobroma cacao cultivar B97-61/B2 chromosome 6, Criollo_cocoa_genome_V2, whole genome shotgun sequence includes these proteins:
- the LOC18595719 gene encoding DCC family protein At1g52590, chloroplastic — protein MKKCFQQLLSSMALLLSGGCARLNFPTSAQSTNRFTVFATLSRPRPDTVNWVEATSSFFDHDTRPIMLFDGVCNLCNGGVRFVRDVDRNRRIRFESLQSEAGKKLLMRSGRAPDDISSVVLVEKDRSYIKSEAVLKIMEYLDLPLPQLAFVLQFVPLFVRDFMYDNVANNRYALFGYSDSCEI, from the exons atgaaaaaatgctTTCAACAACTGCTCTCTTCCATGGCGCTTCTTCTTTCCGGTGGGTGTGCACGATTAAACTTTCCAACCTCTGCGCAATCGACAAACCGTTTCACTGTTTTTGCTACACTGTCCCGTCCTCGGCCTGATACTGTGAACTGGGTCGAAGCCACTTCCAGCTTTTTCGACCATGACACGAGGCCTATCATGTTGTTCGATG GAGTTTGCAACTTATGTAATGGAGGCGTCCGGTTTGTTCGTGATGTTGATCGAAACAG GAGAATTAGGTTCGAGTCTCTTCAGAGTGAAGCAGGGAAGAAACTATTGATGAGGTCTGGAAGAGCTCCTGATGATATTTCTAGTGTTGTTCTTGTTGAAAAGGATAG ATCATATATTAAGTCAGAAGCAGTGTTAAAGATCATGGAATACCTAGACTTGCCTCTCCCCCAGCTTGCATTCGTTCTACAGTTTGTACCCTT GTTTGTAAGGGACTTTATGTATGATAATGTTGCAAACAACCGTTATGCACTTTTTGGCTATTCAGACTCATGTGAGATATGA
- the LOC18595718 gene encoding RHOMBOID-like protein 5, protein MGKGLPPPPSSDIETGRTYKSHRRTPPPPPKHFSPPAPKPWFAWLVPLVFVANIVMFVLTMYINNCPAKTGADKCLFYDYLGRFSFHPIKDNPLLGPSFSTLKELGALDWKLVVESKQAWRLISCIWLHAGVIHLVANMMSLLFIGIRLEQEFGFFRIGLLYVLSGFGGSLMSALASAGRKQTISVGASGALFGLLGAMLSELITNWTNYANKCAALLTLVLIISLNLAVGFLPHVDNSAHIGGFISGFLVGFILLIRPQFGYVSRKHIPPGYEIKHKKPKHKCYQYLLWIIALVLLITGYATGLTRLFKGQTFESKPLSSLD, encoded by the exons ATGGGGAAGGGGCTGCCACCACCACCATCATCCGACATCGAGACAGGAAGAACCTACAAGTCACATCGTAGGACACCACCACCTCCACCGAAACACTTTTCACCCCCGGCCCCGAAACCATGGTTTGCATGGCTCGTGCCTCTCGTGTTTGTGGCAAACATCGTAATGTTTGTTCTCACCATGTACATCAATAACTGTCCAGCGAAAACCGGGGCAGACAAATGTCTTTTCTATGATTATCTAGGAAGGTTTTCGTTCCATCCTATTAAGGATAACCCTCTTCTTGGCCCTTCATTCAGCAC GCTGAAAGAACTAGGAGCTCTTGATTGGAAACTGGTGGTCGAGAGCAAGCAAGCGTGGCGCCTCATATCCTGCATATGGCTTCATGCTGGAGTCATCCATTTAGTAGCTAATATGATGAGCCTTTTATTCATAGGAATTCGGCTGGAACAAGAATTTGGATTCT TTAGAATCGGCCTCTTATATGTGCTCTCTGGCTTTGGTGGAAGTTTGATGTCTGCTCTAGCTTCGGCTGGGCGGAAACAAACCATATCTGTCGGTGCATCAGGTGCACTTTTCGGCCTGTTGGGAGCTATGCTTTCTGAGCTCATTACAAACTGGACAAACTATGCAAACAAG TGTGCAGCTCTGTTGACCCTGGTGTTGATCATTTCCCTGAATCTAGCCGTGGGATTTCTACCTCATGTGGATAATTCAGCTCATATAGGAGGGTTTATCTCCGGATTTCTAGTCGGATTTATACTTCTCATTCGCCCTCAGTTTGGATATGTAAGCCGCAAGCATATTCCGCCTGGATATGAGATAAAGCATAAAAAGCCAAAGCACAAATGCTATCAATATCTGTTATGGATTATTGCCTTAGTCCTTTTAATTACTGG ATATGCAACTGGCTTAACTAGGCTGTTTAAAGGTCAGACTTTTGAAAGCAAACCTCTCAGCAGCTTGGACTAG